Proteins encoded within one genomic window of Cellulomonas flavigena DSM 20109:
- the leuS gene encoding leucine--tRNA ligase → MGAASRRYDSPVSDQSPTPAPDDVPFRYTAALAEQIELRWQDEWEKRGTYFTPNPVGELTDGEGRHADPAARPFFVMDMFPYPSGAGLHVGHPLGYIATDVVGRFRRMCGDNVLHALAFDAFGLPAEQYAVQTGRHPRVTTEANIEIMQRQLRRLGLAHDPRRSFATIDPDYVRWTQWIFLQIFESWYDEDAVRPDGGTGRARPVSELVAEYEAGTRALPTDVEGVEPGATWTDLDAATRRRVVDSRRLAYLSQTPVNWAPGLGTVLANEEVTADGRSERGNFPVFQRSLRQWNMRITAYADRLTDDLDRIDWPEKVKAMQRHWIGRSTGARVRFAVQGGEQLEVFTTRPDTLFGATFLVVSPEHPLLDEVPAQWPDGTSSAWTGGHSSPTDAVADYRREAAAKTALERQQDAGRKTGVFTGHLATNPVNGELLPVFTADYVLMGYGTGAIMAVPGGDERDFQFAQAFGLPVVYTVDAPEGTAPGARTGDGAIINSANDEVSLDGLDVPTAKERIVAWLEEHGVGERTITYRLRDWLFSRQRYWGEPFPVVYDEDDTPIALPASALPVELPEVPDFSPRTYDPDDATSEPEPPLGRNTDWLYVELDLGDGPRRYRRDANTMPNWAGSCWYHLRYLDPRSDDALVDPALEDYWMGPGHGTQAEGSTGGVDLYVGGVEHAVLHLLYARFWHKVLYDLGHVRSAEPFHKLFNQGYIQGYAYTDERGVYVPAAEVVEDEASPTGFRWNGEPVHREYGKIGKSLKNAVSPDEMYEAYGADTLRVYEMSMGPLDLSRPWETRAVVGAQRFLQRLWRNVVDETTGELVVTEDAPSTETLRVLHRTIEGVREDMEGMRINTAIAKLIVLNNHVTTLERAPRSVVEALVVMTAPVAPHIAEELWARLGHERSVVHATFPQADPQHLVEETVTCVFQVQGKVRGRAEVAPSAGEDELRELALADAGVQRALAGRDVRTVIVRAPRLVNVVPA, encoded by the coding sequence ATGGGCGCCGCCTCGCGTCGGTACGATTCCCCGGTGAGCGACCAGTCCCCGACCCCGGCCCCCGACGACGTCCCCTTCCGCTACACGGCCGCCCTCGCCGAGCAGATCGAGCTCCGCTGGCAGGACGAGTGGGAGAAGCGCGGCACGTACTTCACGCCCAACCCGGTCGGCGAGCTCACCGACGGCGAGGGGCGGCACGCCGACCCCGCGGCACGCCCGTTCTTCGTCATGGACATGTTCCCGTACCCGTCGGGCGCAGGGCTGCACGTCGGGCACCCGCTCGGCTACATCGCCACGGACGTCGTGGGCCGGTTCCGACGCATGTGCGGCGACAACGTGCTGCACGCCCTGGCGTTCGACGCGTTCGGCCTGCCCGCCGAGCAGTACGCGGTCCAGACCGGCCGGCACCCGCGGGTGACCACCGAGGCGAACATCGAGATCATGCAGCGCCAGCTGCGTCGTCTCGGCCTGGCCCACGACCCGCGCCGCTCGTTCGCGACGATCGACCCCGACTACGTCCGCTGGACGCAGTGGATCTTCCTGCAGATCTTCGAGTCCTGGTACGACGAGGACGCGGTGCGCCCCGACGGCGGCACCGGGCGGGCGCGGCCGGTGTCCGAGCTGGTCGCCGAGTACGAGGCCGGCACCCGCGCGCTGCCCACGGACGTCGAGGGCGTCGAGCCCGGTGCGACGTGGACCGACCTGGATGCGGCCACCCGCCGCCGGGTCGTCGACTCGCGCCGGCTGGCGTACCTGTCGCAGACGCCCGTCAACTGGGCGCCCGGCCTGGGCACCGTGCTGGCCAACGAGGAGGTCACGGCCGACGGCCGCTCCGAGCGTGGCAACTTCCCGGTGTTCCAGCGCAGCCTGCGCCAGTGGAACATGCGCATCACGGCGTACGCCGACCGCCTGACGGACGACCTGGACCGCATCGACTGGCCCGAGAAGGTCAAGGCGATGCAGCGGCACTGGATCGGCCGCTCGACCGGTGCACGCGTGCGGTTCGCCGTGCAGGGCGGGGAGCAGCTCGAGGTGTTCACGACGCGCCCCGACACGCTGTTCGGCGCCACGTTCCTCGTCGTCTCGCCCGAGCACCCGCTGCTGGACGAGGTGCCGGCGCAGTGGCCCGACGGCACGTCGAGCGCCTGGACGGGCGGGCACTCCTCGCCGACGGACGCCGTCGCCGACTACCGCCGCGAGGCCGCCGCGAAGACCGCGCTCGAGCGGCAGCAGGACGCCGGCCGCAAGACGGGTGTGTTCACCGGCCACCTGGCGACCAACCCGGTCAACGGCGAGCTGCTGCCGGTCTTCACGGCGGACTACGTGCTCATGGGCTACGGCACGGGCGCGATCATGGCCGTCCCGGGCGGTGACGAGCGCGACTTCCAGTTCGCCCAGGCCTTCGGGCTGCCGGTCGTGTACACCGTGGACGCGCCCGAGGGCACCGCCCCCGGCGCACGCACCGGCGACGGCGCGATCATCAACTCCGCCAACGACGAGGTCTCGCTCGACGGCCTGGACGTGCCGACGGCCAAGGAGCGCATCGTGGCCTGGCTCGAGGAGCACGGCGTCGGGGAGCGCACGATCACCTACCGCCTGCGCGACTGGCTGTTCAGCCGCCAGCGCTACTGGGGCGAGCCGTTCCCCGTCGTCTACGACGAGGACGACACGCCCATCGCGCTGCCTGCCTCGGCGCTGCCCGTCGAGCTGCCCGAGGTGCCGGACTTCTCGCCGCGCACCTACGACCCGGACGACGCGACCTCCGAGCCCGAGCCGCCGCTGGGCCGCAACACCGACTGGCTGTACGTCGAGCTCGACCTGGGCGACGGCCCGAGGCGCTACCGCCGCGACGCCAACACGATGCCCAACTGGGCGGGCTCGTGCTGGTACCACCTGCGCTATCTCGACCCGCGCTCGGACGACGCGCTGGTCGACCCCGCCCTCGAGGACTACTGGATGGGCCCCGGTCACGGGACGCAGGCCGAGGGCTCGACGGGCGGCGTCGACCTGTACGTCGGCGGGGTGGAGCACGCCGTGCTGCACCTGCTGTACGCGCGCTTCTGGCACAAGGTGCTGTACGACCTGGGCCACGTGCGCAGCGCCGAGCCGTTCCACAAGCTGTTCAACCAGGGCTACATCCAGGGGTACGCCTACACCGACGAGCGCGGCGTGTACGTGCCCGCGGCCGAGGTCGTCGAGGACGAGGCGTCGCCGACCGGCTTCCGGTGGAACGGCGAGCCCGTCCACCGGGAGTACGGGAAGATCGGCAAGTCGCTGAAGAACGCCGTGTCGCCCGACGAGATGTACGAGGCCTACGGCGCCGACACGCTGCGCGTCTACGAGATGTCGATGGGTCCGCTGGACCTGTCGCGGCCGTGGGAGACGCGCGCCGTGGTCGGTGCGCAGCGGTTCCTGCAGCGGCTGTGGCGCAACGTCGTCGACGAGACGACCGGCGAGCTGGTCGTGACCGAGGACGCGCCGTCGACCGAGACGCTGCGGGTCCTGCACCGCACGATCGAGGGTGTGCGCGAGGACATGGAGGGCATGCGGATCAACACCGCGATCGCCAAGCTCATCGTCCTCAACAACCACGTCACGACGCTGGAGCGCGCGCCGCGTTCCGTGGTCGAGGCGCTGGTCGTCATGACGGCACCCGTCGCACCGCACATCGCCGAGGAGCTCTGGGCGCGGCTGGGCCACGAGCGGTCGGTCGTGCACGCCACGTTCCCGCAGGCGGACCCGCAGCATCTGGTCGAGGAGACCGTGACCTGCGTGTTCCAGGTGCAGGGCAAGGTGCGCGGCCGCGCGGAGGTGGCGCCGTCGGCGGGCGAGGACGAGCTGCGCGAGCTGGCGCTCGCCGACGCGGGCGTCCAGCGCGCGCTCGCGGGACGTGACGTGCGGACCGTGATCGTCCGCGCGCCGCGGCTCGTCAACGTGGTGCCGGCCTGA
- a CDS encoding helicase HerA-like domain-containing protein: MADSTQQTPEAARLAELEAQAARAAADAAEARAQAAEAQAAAAAAAAELAAARQTAGTAPGAAPTSDAGPASHTGGTAASPAPEAPTAPADATSVLARTVTAGYTFEGPVLPLGVLLEDGSPVRAARVGLPLGMLNRHGLVAGATGTGKTRTLQLMTEGLSTAGVPVFVADVKGDLTGLAEAGASSEKLLARTTALGQDWTPTAFPVELYALGGLGDGVPVRTTVTDFGPLLLAKVLGLNATQESSLGLVFHWADQQGLALLDLADLRTTLQWLTSDEGKAELKGIGGLSSATAGVILREIVALQGQGADAFFGEPAFEVSDLLRTAADGRGVVSALELPAVQDRPALFSTFLMWLLAELFEVLPEVGDLDKPRLVFFFDEAHLLFTDASKDFLAEVVRTVRLIRSKGVGIVFVTQSPKDVPADVLAQLGSRVQHALRAFTPEDAKALRAAARTYPSSDYDLEQVLQQLGTGEAVVTVLSEKGAPTPVAWTRLYAPRASMAPAPASTVQATIAASSGAARYASPVDRESAHELLTARMARSETARAQAAAEQEAQQEAARKEKDEQRSARTTTRSRSRVSKPLDSFLRSAGTQLGREITRTIFGTRRR; this comes from the coding sequence ATGGCCGACAGCACGCAGCAGACACCGGAGGCCGCGCGCCTCGCCGAGCTCGAGGCCCAGGCCGCGCGGGCCGCCGCCGACGCCGCCGAGGCGCGGGCGCAGGCCGCGGAGGCGCAGGCCGCGGCCGCGGCCGCGGCCGCCGAGCTCGCGGCCGCTCGCCAGACCGCCGGTACCGCACCCGGCGCTGCCCCCACGTCGGACGCCGGGCCGGCGTCGCACACGGGGGGGACGGCGGCGTCACCCGCCCCCGAGGCGCCGACGGCCCCGGCGGACGCCACCTCCGTGCTCGCGCGCACCGTCACCGCGGGGTACACGTTCGAGGGCCCGGTGCTGCCGCTGGGCGTGCTGCTCGAGGACGGCAGCCCCGTCCGCGCCGCCCGGGTGGGCCTGCCCCTCGGGATGCTCAACCGGCACGGGCTCGTCGCCGGCGCGACGGGCACGGGCAAGACCCGCACGCTGCAGCTCATGACCGAGGGCCTGAGCACCGCCGGCGTGCCGGTCTTCGTCGCCGACGTCAAGGGCGACCTCACCGGGCTGGCCGAGGCCGGCGCGTCCTCGGAGAAGCTGCTCGCGCGCACCACCGCCCTGGGCCAGGACTGGACGCCGACGGCGTTCCCGGTCGAGCTCTACGCGCTGGGCGGGCTGGGCGACGGCGTGCCCGTGCGGACCACCGTCACGGACTTCGGGCCCCTGCTGCTCGCCAAGGTCCTGGGCCTGAACGCCACGCAGGAGTCGAGCCTCGGGCTCGTGTTCCACTGGGCCGACCAGCAGGGCCTCGCGCTGCTCGACCTGGCCGACCTGCGCACGACGCTCCAGTGGCTGACGAGCGACGAGGGCAAGGCCGAGCTCAAGGGCATCGGCGGGCTCTCGTCCGCCACCGCAGGTGTGATCCTGCGGGAGATCGTCGCGCTGCAGGGTCAGGGCGCCGACGCGTTCTTCGGCGAGCCGGCGTTCGAGGTGAGCGACCTGCTGCGCACCGCGGCCGACGGCCGGGGCGTGGTCTCGGCGCTCGAGCTGCCCGCGGTGCAGGACCGTCCGGCGCTGTTCTCGACGTTCCTCATGTGGCTGCTGGCCGAGCTGTTCGAGGTGCTGCCCGAGGTCGGCGACCTCGACAAGCCCCGCCTGGTGTTCTTCTTCGACGAGGCGCACCTGCTGTTCACGGACGCGTCGAAGGACTTCCTCGCCGAGGTCGTGCGCACCGTGCGACTCATCCGTTCCAAGGGCGTCGGCATCGTGTTCGTCACGCAGAGCCCGAAGGACGTCCCGGCCGACGTGCTCGCGCAGCTCGGCAGCCGCGTGCAGCACGCGCTGCGCGCGTTCACGCCCGAGGACGCGAAGGCCCTGCGCGCCGCGGCGCGTACGTACCCCTCGTCGGACTACGACCTCGAGCAGGTGCTGCAGCAGCTCGGCACCGGTGAGGCGGTCGTCACGGTCCTGAGCGAGAAGGGCGCACCGACGCCCGTCGCGTGGACCCGGCTGTACGCGCCGCGCGCGTCGATGGCGCCCGCGCCGGCGAGCACCGTGCAGGCGACGATCGCGGCCTCCTCCGGCGCGGCCCGGTACGCGAGCCCGGTGGACCGCGAGTCCGCGCACGAGCTGCTGACCGCCCGCATGGCGCGCTCCGAGACGGCGCGGGCGCAGGCCGCGGCCGAGCAGGAGGCACAGCAGGAGGCGGCACGGAAGGAGAAGGACGAGCAGCGCAGCGCCCGCACGACGACGCGGTCGCGCTCGAGGGTCAGCAAGCCTCTCGACAGCTTCCTGCGCTCGGCCGGGACGCAGCTCGGCAGGGAGATCACGCGCACGATCTTCGGCACGCGTCGCCGCTGA
- a CDS encoding metal-dependent transcriptional regulator, with protein sequence MSTSAATLSAVSQDYLKVIWGAQEWSDVPVTTKLLASRLGVGPSTVSETVKRLADAGLVSHRPYGAVELTASGRAHAVAMVRRHRLLETYLVEKLGYGWDEVHDEAEVLEHAVSDRFVERVADLLGHPDRDPHGDPIPAADGTVHLPDAHVMWRVATGEYRVARISDADPELLRYLEGVGLVLDAHVTLVERRAVTGVVSVQVAGRADSVELGEVAASAIWLSARD encoded by the coding sequence GTGTCCACGAGCGCTGCCACCCTGTCCGCGGTGAGCCAGGACTACCTCAAGGTCATCTGGGGTGCGCAGGAGTGGTCCGACGTCCCCGTGACCACCAAGCTCCTCGCGAGCCGCCTCGGCGTCGGTCCGTCGACCGTCTCCGAGACGGTCAAGCGGCTCGCCGACGCGGGCCTGGTGTCGCACCGGCCCTACGGCGCCGTCGAGCTCACGGCCTCCGGACGCGCGCACGCCGTCGCGATGGTGCGGCGCCACCGCCTCCTCGAGACGTACCTCGTCGAGAAGCTCGGCTACGGCTGGGACGAGGTCCACGACGAGGCCGAGGTGCTCGAGCACGCGGTGAGCGACCGCTTCGTCGAGCGGGTCGCGGACCTGCTCGGCCACCCGGACCGCGATCCCCACGGCGACCCGATCCCGGCGGCCGACGGCACGGTCCACCTGCCCGACGCGCACGTGATGTGGCGGGTCGCGACGGGGGAGTACCGCGTCGCGCGGATCTCCGACGCGGACCCCGAGCTGCTGCGCTACCTCGAGGGCGTCGGGCTCGTGCTCGACGCGCACGTGACGCTCGTCGAGCGGCGCGCTGTCACCGGCGTCGTGAGCGTGCAGGTCGCCGGGCGGGCCGACAGCGTCGAGCTGGGCGAGGTCGCGGCGAGTGCGATCTGGCTGTCCGCGCGGGACTGA